A genomic segment from Drosophila willistoni isolate 14030-0811.24 chromosome 2L unlocalized genomic scaffold, UCI_dwil_1.1 Seg72.1, whole genome shotgun sequence encodes:
- the LOC111519063 gene encoding uncharacterized protein LOC111519063, protein MPIIIWELRYLLYLLLVFSFEARKVPENHIVFPPGEKLKSNKTENVTELVTKQLPKTETRLNLQPNIKNETMIKPPKNETIIREEESTTIPNNVTMKISEEKMIVFKQSEEEDEINKLWNQKIITTTEGKKLDIGPRITLESLPRCKEGFKLIGEHCRKEA, encoded by the coding sequence ATGCCAATTATTATATGGGAGCTGagatatttattatatttactaCTGGTTTTCTCATTTGAGGCACGAAAAGTACCGGAAAATCACATTGTATTTCCACCTGGGGAAAAACTTAAATctaataaaacagaaaacgTCACCGAACTAGTCACGAAACAGTTACCCAAAACTGAGACTAGATTAAATCTTCAACCAAATATCAAGAACGAAACGATGATTAAGCCACCAAAAAACGAAACCATAATCCGAGAAGAGGAATCAACTACCATACCCAATAATGTGACCATGAAAATTAGCGAAGAGAAGATGATTGTGTTTAAGCAAAGCGAAGAAGAggatgaaataaataaactatgGAATCAAAAGATTATTACCACCACAGAGGGGAAAAAACTGGATATTGGACCACGTATTACCCTAGAATCATTGCCCAGATGTAAAGAGGGATTTAAGCTAATAGGCGAACATTGTCGCAAAGAGGCCTAG
- the LOC6646177 gene encoding chitin deacetylase 7, translating into MKSISTWLLIGLLLVLAITSQAKPKKTKNKQKQIDGELVKAESCKAANCKLPDCRCSGVTLPRSKFAGQEKEIPQFVTITFDDAVNVVNYAQYELLFNDLTNPDGCPASGTFFLSHEYTDYTRVNALYNAGHEIALHSVSHGDGTDYWRKADVATIEKEFGNQLDILETFAKVDRKSVRGMRLPFLQISGNNTFEAARRLGLTYDSSWPTQQFKDPAMWPYTLDYLSEQDCQIGPCPDASIPGFWVNPMVTWTDLEGYSCSMIDACVYPPEDNIDDLVDWMMENFNRHYEGNRAPFGMYLHAAWFARGRNYFAAFRKFIHKLTTYPDVYLTSISRMLEYVKKPVLGKPFKKCPILPTTECQARQCNVRKVSTGEERYMSVCDKCPTVYPWLDNPLGQ; encoded by the exons ATGAAATCTATTTCAACGTGGCTTCTAATAGGCCTTCTACTCGTGTTGGCCATAACCAGCCAGGCCAAGCCAAAGAAGACAAAGAATAAGCAGAAACAAATTGATGGAGAACTTGTCAAGGCGGAGTCCTGTAAGGCAGCCAATTGTAAATTGCCTGATTGTCGCTGCTCAGGTGTAACATTGCCGCGCTCCAAGTTTGCGGGCCAAGAGAAAGAGATTCCTCAG TTCGTTACAATCACCTTTGATGATGCTGTAAATGTTGTCAACTATGCCCAATACGAGTTGCTCTTCAATGATCTTACCAATCCCGATGGTTGCCCAGCCTCTGGAACATTCTTCTTGTCCCATGAATACACGGATTACACTCGCGTTAATGCTTTATATAATGCTGGCCATGAGATTGCCCTGCATTCGGTCAGTCATGGAGATGGCACTGACTATTGGCGTAAAGCGGATGTGGCCACCATTGAGAAGGAGTTTGGTAATCAATTGGATATTCTAGAGACATTTGCCAAGGTGGATCGAAAGAGTGTACGTGGAATGCGTTTGCCTTTCTTGCAAATTTCGGGCAATAACACCTTTGAGGCGGCCCGTCGATTGGGTCTGACATACGATAGTTCATGGCCAACGCAACAGTTTAAGGATCCGGCAATGTGGCCATATACTTTGGATTATTTGTCAGAACAAGATTGTCAGATTGGCCCCTGTCCAGATGCTTCGATTCCTGGCTTCTGGGTTAATCCAATGGTCACATGGACCGATTTGGAGGGCTATAGCTGTTCTATGATTGATGCCTGTGTCTATCCACCAGAGGATAATATTGATGATTTAGTCGATTGGATGATGGAGAACTTTAATCGCCACTATGAAGGTAATCGTGCACCTTTTGGCATGTATTTGCATGCAGCTTGGTTTGCCAGAGGACGAAATTATTTTGCTGCCTTTAGAAA atttatacataaattgaCTACATATCCGGATGTCTATTTAACCAGCATTTCGCGCATGTTGGAGTATGTGAAGAAGCCGGTGTTGGGTAAACCATTCAAAAAATGTCCAATTTTACCCACAACCGAGTGCCAGGCTAGGCAGTGCAATGTACGTAAAGTGTCCACCGGAGAGGAGCGTTACATGAGCGTCTGCGACAAGTGTCCAACTGTCTACCCTTGGCTGGATAATCCTTTGGGTCAGTGA
- the LOC6646178 gene encoding uncharacterized protein LOC6646178, producing MALRIQANAKWNSERVAKFHADLQKIEIRTMHYLGLAYLVLSHKPQLKLKVPLSTLNYDEGHPGGLALQLIFTCPRNYPLQKPKVEIVEKRNIAKVLEEALLDEIDLTLDQHFGLQMIVPVVTRLQMLLNAALRRQTLES from the coding sequence ATGGCACTTAGAATTCAGGCAAATGCCAAATGGAATAGTGAACGTGTTGCCAAATTTCATGCTGATTTGCAAAAGATTGAGATACGTACTATGCATTATTTGGGCTTAGCATATTTGGTATTAAGCCATAAGCCACAATTGAAATTGAAGGTGCCCCTCTCCACATTGAACTATGATGAAGGCCATCCAGGGGGATTGGCTCTACAATTGATATTCACCTGCCCGCGAAATTATCCACTGCAGAAACCCAAAGTGGAGATTGTTGAGAAGCGTAATATAGCAAAAGTTCTGGAAGAAGCTCTACTGGATGAGATTGATTTAACATTGGATCAGCATTTTGGTTTGCAAATGATTGTGCCAGTGGTGACCAGATTGCAAATGTTACTGAATGCAGCACTTAGACGTCAGACACTTGAGTCATAG